One part of the Ursus arctos isolate Adak ecotype North America unplaced genomic scaffold, UrsArc2.0 scaffold_14, whole genome shotgun sequence genome encodes these proteins:
- the SMIM24 gene encoding small integral membrane protein 24 produces METLEALLLLSALLLSPAEAQQASQYRPKPWLVGLAAVVGFLFIVFVLMLVNRVWCSKVRAEDEELAFGVDSNPYQDMALSEEGKRERKEEIKDKKGKKAEKEGERNLGLELEEKEESRGDEKVTNTAM; encoded by the exons ATGGAGACCCTGGAGGCCCTTCTCCTGCTCAGTGCCCTGCTCCTGTCACCTGCAGAGGCTCAGCAGG CCTCGCAGTACCGCCCGAAGCCCTGGCTGGTGGGCCTGGCTGCTGTCGTCGGATTCCTGTTCATCGTCTTCGTCCTCATGCTGGTCAACCGCGTCTGGTGCTCCAAAGTGAG AGCTGAGGACGAGGAGCTCGCGTTCGGAGTGGATTCCAACCCGTATCAGGACATGGCCCTGAG CGAAGAaggcaagagggagaggaaagaggagataAAGGACAAGAAGGGCAAGAAGgctgagaaagaaggagagagaaacttggggctggagctggaggagaaagaggagtccAGAGGTGATGAGAAAGTCACGAACACAGCCATGTGA